The Gemmatimonadaceae bacterium DNA window GAAATCACGCCGCACCAGCACTTCACCGAACCGCCACCGCGCTTCAGCGAGGCGAGTTTGGTCAAGGAGCTGGAGCGTCTGGGTATCGGCCGCCCGTCCACATACGCGTCCATCATTTCCGTGCTCGCCGACCGTCACTACGTGACGCTCGAGCAGCGGCGGTTCACGCCCACGCCGTTAGGCGAGACCGTCGCCAAGATCATGGTCCACCAGTTCCCCGACATCTTCAACGTCGCCTTCACGTCGAACATGGAAGGCGAGCTCGACAAGATCGAAGAAGGCGAGATGGGTTGGCGTCGTGTGCTGGAAGAGTTCTATGGCCCGTTCTCCCAGTCGCTCGACAAGGCGAACATCGAGGACCTCATTGCGCGGGCGCACGATCTGTCCGTCATTGAAAAGGAGCGCTGTCCCAAGGACGGCGGACGCCTCGTGCCGAAGGGCGGCATCTTCGGTCCGTACCTGGCGTGCGAAAACAGACCAGACTGCGACTACACCAAGCCTCTCGGCCGTGATCGCAAGCCGGCGGTCCTAACGGATGAGATCTGCCACGAATGCGGTGCGCGAATGGTCATTCGCCACGGCCGGTCCGGTGAGTTTTTGGGTTGTAGCAGATTCCCGAAGTGCCGCGGTACACGCGCCTTGCCAACGGGTGTGAAATGCCCCAAGGACGGCGGCGATATCATCCAACTGCGCTCCAAGCGCGGGGGTCGCGCGTTTTATGGCTGCGTGAACCACCCCAATTGCGATTTCGTCGCCTGGAACAAGCCGACGTTGGAGCAGTGCCCGGACTGCGGTTTCGTGGGCGCTGAAATGAAGTCGACGAAGGCGCGCGGCGAATTCCGGAAGTGCCTCAAGTGCGGCAACGAGTGGGATGTAGCACCCGTTGCGGAGCCGGCCGCCGCCGCGGGCTAGACTGCGGTACCTCGCCGCGCCTGATGGCCAGCGTTAGTTTCTGGCCATGATCACCGTCGTTGGCGGCGGCCTCGCCGGATCCGAAGCAGCCTGGCAGCTTGCAGAGCGCGGACACGAAGTCACGCTGGTCGAAATGCGCCCGGTGGTCCGTACACCGGCCCATAAAACCGATCGCCTCGCTGAGCTCGTGTGTTCGAATACCTTCAAGAGCACCGAAGAGACAAACGCGCACGGGCTCCTCAAGCGTGAGATGCGACTACTCGGCTCGCTCGTCTTATGGGCGGCCGACCAGGCGCGAGTCCCCGGCGGTTCCGCTCTCGCAGTGGATCGCGAGCTCTTCGCGGCTGCCGTCACAGAACGCATTGCGACCCATCCTCGCATTTCCGTGGAACGCCGGGAGGTCACCGACCTTCCGGTGCCAAGCATCGTTGCCACCGGCCCGCTTACTTCGGACGCACTCGCACAAGCGATGCGAGCGCGGCTCGGCGTTGAGGCGCTCGCGTTCTATGATGCAATTGCCCCGGTCGTCGATCGCGATTCGATAGATCTCGGTGTCGCGTTTCGGGCGTCGCGCTACGGCAAGGAAACGATGCCCGATGCCGGCGCAGATGGCGCCTACCTCAATTGTCCGCTCGACCGCCAGCAATACGCAGACTTTATCGACGCGCTCGTGGCAGCGGACTTGTATGCAGCGCACGATTTCGACTCCGTGCCGTACTTCGAAGGCTGCATGCCGGTCGAAGAAATGGCGCGCCGCGGGCGCGACACGCTCCGCTTTGGGCCGCTCAAACCCGTTGGCCTCAAAGATCCGAGAACAGCTCGCGAACCCTTTGCGGTCGTGCAGCTGCGCCGGGAAGATCGAGGCGCGCGAATGTGGAACATCGTCGGATTCCAAACGCGTCTCCGGATTCCGGACCAACAGCGCGTATTCCGACTCATTCCCGGACTCGAGAACGCAGAGTTCCTGCGATTCGGTTCGATTCACCGCAATTCGTATCTCAACACGCCGGCGGCGCTGTCATCGCATCTCGCGTTGCGAGACGAGCCGCGCGTGCTCTTCGCGGGTCAGATCACGGGCGTCGAAGGCTATACCGAAAGCACGGCCACCGGCCTCATCGCTGGTCTCAACATGGCCCGCTTGATGGAAGGCATGGAACCGGTGCTCCCCCCGCCCACCACGATGATCGGCGCTCTGTATCGGTATCTGCGCGAGGCGCGGCCGGAACACTTTCAGCCGATGAACGCCAACTTCGCACTGCTCGACGAACTGGACGAACACATCCGAGACAAGCGGCGCAAGCGCGAACTACTCGCGGAGCGTGCGATCGCAGCAATCGAGACCTGGCGCACCGAGACGAATGCGCACGCATTTGTCCCATGAGCGAAGCGCCGCCTGAGCTCGCGCTCCCGAACGAGATCGCCGACTTTCTCGAGCACCTCGAGAAAGAGCGAAACGATTCGCCTAACACCGTAACGGCGTACCGCCGCGATTTGCACGCGTTGGTTGCGTTCCTGGCGAGCTACTACGGAACGCAGGCCTGGACATGGGAAGGCGTCGACCGTCTCGCGATTCGCGCCTTCATGAGCCATTTGCTCCGGCGCGGCCTCTCGAAGCGTTCCGTGGCGCGGACGTTGTCGGCTGTTCGGAGCTTCTATCGTTTCCTGCACCGCAACGAGCAGGTCACGGCAAACCCTGCGCGAGGTGTCGGCTCGCCCAAGCTCGACAAACGACTCCCCGGATATCTCGATCGTGCGCAAATCGATCTGCTCTTTCAGCAAGCGGAGACGCGGGCATGGAGCGGGAGGTTCGCCGACGTCCGCAACCTCGCCATCCTCGAGGTGTTTTACTCGACCGGAATGCGGCTGTCCGAGCTGGCGGGCATCGACATGCGCGACCTGGATCTCGTTTCGCAGCAAGTCAAGGTGCGCGGCAAGGGGCGCAAGGAACGCATCATCCCGTTAGGCGATCACGCGGTGCTCGCATTGCGCAACTACGAGCTCAAGCGCGACGCGCTGCGGCGCGATCGCGGCAGCGCCGCGGATCGCTCGGCCTTGTTCCTCTCGAAGACCGGCAAGCGGATCGGGGTGCGAATGGTTCAGGCCGTCGTCGGCGCATTGCTGCGTCAGATCGACGAGGACGCCGAGCTGTCCGTTCATTCTCTTCGCCATACGTTCGCGACGCATCTGCTGGATGCCGGCGCCGACCTCCGTGCCGTCCAGGAACTGCTCGGACATGCGTCCATTTCCACCACACAGATTTACACACATACCAGCGTCGAGCGACTGAAAGCGGTATACATCAAAGCGCACCCGCGAGCATAAGCGCTCCGCATTTGCCTGTGTGTGGGACGGCTTCTTTCTTGCACCCGGACCATAGTATGAGCTGGATGGAAGTGCTTCCATTTCTGGGCGGATTGATCGCGGCCGTCGTCGGCGGTGCGTTGGTCGCCGATGCTGCGTTGCACGACGAGCCCTTCGCAGCCGAGCGCCGACGGACGCCACGCCCGGAGCGGAGCCGCGTTGGGCAAGGATGTCTCGGCGGAAGCCTCGTCTGCACAGCTCTGGTTCTGCTGAGCGGCGGCGGTACACCGTTTTCGATCGCCGCCACCTTCGTTGGCATTGCTCTCCTGATAGCAGGCGTCGTGCTCAATTGGCACTACTTGCTCGATCTGATCAACGGGCCCTCCGGTCGCGCGTCCCTGTCGCCTGTCAACAACGATCCACGCCAATCGGACGGAAGCGCCACTCCCGCTTACGGCTGGCCGGTCAGCAGCGACGATTAGCGCTAGAAGCGCCGCCTGAGTTGACGGCGGCCGCCGCCAGGCAGCAGTCGGCATGGCTTCGGACTATCTTTCCGGCCATGCCAGGTCTGCCAACCATACGTGCTACCACCATCCTCGGCGTCCGACGCGACGGGAAAGTCGCGCTTGGCGGCGACGGGCAGGTGACGGTCGGCGAGACCGTGATGAAGGCGAACGCGCAGAAGGTGCGAACGCTGCGTGGCGGCAAAGTGCTGGCTGGTTTCGCCGGAGCGGCCGCCGACGCATTCACACTCTTCGAGAAGTTCGAGGAAAAGCTCGATCGCTTTCCCGAAAATCTGCCTCGCGCGGCTGTCGAGCTAGCCAAAGAATGGCGAAGCGACCGCGTGTTGCGACGCCTCGAGGCATTGCTGGCCGTCGCCGATCGACAGCATGGCTTCATTATCTCGGGGACCGGCGAGCTCATTGAGCCGGAAGATGGTATTCTTGCGATCGGATCGGGCGGCTCGTATGCGCTCGCGTCGGCGCGCGCGCTGCTCGCACATTCGAATCTTGCGCCGGCGGCCATCGTGCGGCACAGCCTGGAAATCGCGGGCGACATCTGCATCTACACGAATAGAAACATCACTGTTCTGGAACTGTGATCCGGGCATCAGGTTCACCGGACACTACGCGACACATGCCTTCCAAGCACACGCAGCAAGCAATCGCACGACTGGCCGATCTCACACCGCGGCAAATCGTCGCCGAGCTCGACCGGTACATCGTTGGGCAGGGCGACGCGAAGAAGGCCGTGGCTATCGCGCTGCGCAACCGGTGGCGCCGACAGCAAGCGCCCGAAGGCATTCGCGACGAGATCTCGCCTAACAACATCATCCTCATCGGTCCGACCGGCGTCGGCAAAACGGAAATCGCCCGCCGTCTCGCTCGGCTGGCCGGCGCTCCGTTCAGCAAGGTGGAAGCATCGAAGTTCACCGAAGTCGGCTACGTGGGACGCGATGTGGAGTCGATGGTGCGCGACCTTGTCGAGAGCGCGATCGACATGGTGCGCACGGAGCGCGAGAACGAAGTCGAAGACCTCGCCTACGAGCGGGTCGACGAGCGGTTGCTGGATCTCCTGTTGCCGCGACCGAGCGAAGCGACCGCCGAAGGGCAGCGCGGCGCGGCGTCGGCCGCTGCGGGCGGCGCGGGAAGCGGTCCGTCATTGTTCGTCGTGTCGTCCGGTGGCGAGGTGGAGCGGGAGGGCGGGACTCCGGAAGCCACGAAGGAGCGCTACAGCCGCACGCGAGACAAGCTGCGCCAGCTGCTGCGTGACGGACAACTCGAGGACCGGGAAGTCGAAGTCGAGGTGACCCAGCAGGGTGCTCCGATGTTCGACATGCTGGTGCCGCAAGGCGCCGGCGAAGGCGTCGAGAACTTCACCGAGATGCTGCAGGACATGATGCCCAAGCGGCGGAAGAAGCGAACGGTGAAAGTCTCGGAGGCGCGGAGGATTCTCCTCGACCAGGAACTCGAGAAGTTGGTCGACATGGAGGATGTCACGTCGGACGCGTTGGAACGCGTCGAGAAGATGGGAATCATTTTCCTCGACGAGATCGACAAGATTGCGGGAGAGCGTTCGCAGATGGGCGGTCCCGACGTGTCTCGCGAGGGAGTACAGCGCGATCTCCTGCCGATCGTCGAGGGTTCGAACGTGCAGACCAAGTACGGCATGGTGAAGACGGACCATGTCCTCTTCATCGCGGCCGGCGCTTTCCACGTGTCGAAGCCGAGCGATCTCATTCCGGAACTGCAGGGCCGGTTCCCGATTCGCGTGGAGCTCAAGCCGCTCACCGAGCAAGACTTCGTCCGCATCATGACGGAGCCGGAGAATGCGCTGACGAAGCAGTACGCGGCGCTGGTCTCGGCGGAGGGTGCGCCGCTCACGTTTACCGATGATGCGATCGCCGAGCTTGCGCGGATCGCCACGGGCGTGAACGAGCGCATGGAGAACATCGGCGCGCGGCGCCTGCACACAGTGATGTCGTCGCTGCTCGAGGACGTCCTGTACGATTTGCCCGACCGCGGCACCAAGCCGATCACGATCGATGGCGCGACGGTGCGCGACCGTCTCAAGGCCATCGTCGACGATGAAGACCTGCGCCGGTACATTCTATGACGGCGCCTAACGATTCGTTCTGCCACGCCTGACCCGCATGCACCGCGACTTTCTGGCCATCCCGGATTTCTCGCCCCAAGAACTGCGCGACCTCTTTCAGTTGGCCGACGACATGCGCCGCGGCCGATATGTTGATCATCCGCTGGCAGGCAAGTCGCTGGCGATGATCTTCATGAAATCATCCACGCGGACGCGCGTGTCGTTCGAGGTCGGCACGTGGCAGCTCGGCGGCCATGCGCTGTTTCTCTCACCGCGCGACATTCAGCTGGGACGCGGCGAACCGATCGCGGATACCGCGCGCGTGCTCTCCCGCTACGTCGACGGGATCATGATTCGCACGTTCGCGCATGCGGAGGTCGAGGAGTTGGCAAAG harbors:
- a CDS encoding DNA topoisomerase codes for the protein EITPHQHFTEPPPRFSEASLVKELERLGIGRPSTYASIISVLADRHYVTLEQRRFTPTPLGETVAKIMVHQFPDIFNVAFTSNMEGELDKIEEGEMGWRRVLEEFYGPFSQSLDKANIEDLIARAHDLSVIEKERCPKDGGRLVPKGGIFGPYLACENRPDCDYTKPLGRDRKPAVLTDEICHECGARMVIRHGRSGEFLGCSRFPKCRGTRALPTGVKCPKDGGDIIQLRSKRGGRAFYGCVNHPNCDFVAWNKPTLEQCPDCGFVGAEMKSTKARGEFRKCLKCGNEWDVAPVAEPAAAAG
- the trmFO gene encoding methylenetetrahydrofolate--tRNA-(uracil(54)-C(5))-methyltransferase (FADH(2)-oxidizing) TrmFO, which codes for MITVVGGGLAGSEAAWQLAERGHEVTLVEMRPVVRTPAHKTDRLAELVCSNTFKSTEETNAHGLLKREMRLLGSLVLWAADQARVPGGSALAVDRELFAAAVTERIATHPRISVERREVTDLPVPSIVATGPLTSDALAQAMRARLGVEALAFYDAIAPVVDRDSIDLGVAFRASRYGKETMPDAGADGAYLNCPLDRQQYADFIDALVAADLYAAHDFDSVPYFEGCMPVEEMARRGRDTLRFGPLKPVGLKDPRTAREPFAVVQLRREDRGARMWNIVGFQTRLRIPDQQRVFRLIPGLENAEFLRFGSIHRNSYLNTPAALSSHLALRDEPRVLFAGQITGVEGYTESTATGLIAGLNMARLMEGMEPVLPPPTTMIGALYRYLREARPEHFQPMNANFALLDELDEHIRDKRRKRELLAERAIAAIETWRTETNAHAFVP
- a CDS encoding tyrosine recombinase XerC encodes the protein MSEAPPELALPNEIADFLEHLEKERNDSPNTVTAYRRDLHALVAFLASYYGTQAWTWEGVDRLAIRAFMSHLLRRGLSKRSVARTLSAVRSFYRFLHRNEQVTANPARGVGSPKLDKRLPGYLDRAQIDLLFQQAETRAWSGRFADVRNLAILEVFYSTGMRLSELAGIDMRDLDLVSQQVKVRGKGRKERIIPLGDHAVLALRNYELKRDALRRDRGSAADRSALFLSKTGKRIGVRMVQAVVGALLRQIDEDAELSVHSLRHTFATHLLDAGADLRAVQELLGHASISTTQIYTHTSVERLKAVYIKAHPRA
- the hslV gene encoding ATP-dependent protease subunit HslV produces the protein MPGLPTIRATTILGVRRDGKVALGGDGQVTVGETVMKANAQKVRTLRGGKVLAGFAGAAADAFTLFEKFEEKLDRFPENLPRAAVELAKEWRSDRVLRRLEALLAVADRQHGFIISGTGELIEPEDGILAIGSGGSYALASARALLAHSNLAPAAIVRHSLEIAGDICIYTNRNITVLEL
- the hslU gene encoding ATP-dependent protease ATPase subunit HslU is translated as MPSKHTQQAIARLADLTPRQIVAELDRYIVGQGDAKKAVAIALRNRWRRQQAPEGIRDEISPNNIILIGPTGVGKTEIARRLARLAGAPFSKVEASKFTEVGYVGRDVESMVRDLVESAIDMVRTERENEVEDLAYERVDERLLDLLLPRPSEATAEGQRGAASAAAGGAGSGPSLFVVSSGGEVEREGGTPEATKERYSRTRDKLRQLLRDGQLEDREVEVEVTQQGAPMFDMLVPQGAGEGVENFTEMLQDMMPKRRKKRTVKVSEARRILLDQELEKLVDMEDVTSDALERVEKMGIIFLDEIDKIAGERSQMGGPDVSREGVQRDLLPIVEGSNVQTKYGMVKTDHVLFIAAGAFHVSKPSDLIPELQGRFPIRVELKPLTEQDFVRIMTEPENALTKQYAALVSAEGAPLTFTDDAIAELARIATGVNERMENIGARRLHTVMSSLLEDVLYDLPDRGTKPITIDGATVRDRLKAIVDDEDLRRYIL